CTTCTGGCATCCCGCTTGCCGAGGTACGCCGCCTGCGTGTCGATGACCCCAAATACCTGATGGCGGCATCCCGTGCCTCCATCGTGCGCCATGTTGGGGCGATGCTTGATATGCAAAAGGCCGGTGCCGAGGTTTTTGACAATGGCAATTTGATCCGCACCCAAGCCCGCGAAGGCGGGGTTGAAAATGCGTTCGATATTCCAATTTTTACCGAAGCCTATTTACGCCCGCTATTTTGCGAGGCCATTGGCCCGTTCCGCTGGATGGCCCTTTCTGGCGAAGAAAGCGACATCGCCAAGATCGATGACCTGGTTTTAAAACTGTTTCCCGACAATCACATTGTCACCAACTGGATCGATCTTGCCCGCAAATATGTTCCCTTTGAAGGCTTGCCCGCACGCATTGCCTGGCTGGGGCATATGGAACGCACGCGCCTGGCCGTTGCCGTAAACAGTATGGTCGCCAATGGCGAACTTAAAGGCCCCATCGCCTTTTCGCGCGATCATCTTGATGCCGGTGCCATGGCGCACCCCAATATCATGACCGAAAATATGCGTGACGGATCCGACGCCATTGCCGACTGGCCACTTTTAAACGCCATGACCATGTGTTCATCCATGGCCGATCTGGTTGTTATCCATTCAGGTGGTGGTGGCTATGCCGGTTATATGACCAGTGCTGGTGTCACCCTGGTTGCCGATGGCACCATCGCGGCAACATCACGCCTGCAAACAGCCCTGACCAACGATACCTCGCTGGGTATTATCCGCTATGCCGATGCCGGGTACGAAACCGCACGGGATGCCGCTGCAAAACACAATGTCGGCTACCTGCCCTTGGCGGAGGGCGCGATATGATCCCGTCCCAACCCACCACCCCGGCAGCGAAAATACAGGCAACCACGCATCCCGCGCCAATAATCGGCCTGCGTGATTTTATCGAACAATTGCGTAACAACAATGAATTATACATCATAAAACGGACAACCGATCCCCGTTTTGAGATATCGTCCGTCCTGTCCCTGCGAAAAACCGGGCCGGCACAGTTTTTTGAAAATGTTACCGGGCACAGCATGCCGGTTATTGGCAATGTGTTTAACAGTCGCGCGCGTTTTGCCCAGTCACTGGGTATTCCGGCAAATGCGCTGGCATCGCATTGCATGAACGCGCTGACAAACCCGATAAAACCCGTGCTGGTCGATACAGCCCCGGTACAGGCACATGTCAAAACCACCGATATCGACCTGATGGCGGCTTTACCTGTACCACACTGGTTTGAACGCGAAGCAGCCCCCTATATCACCGCTGGCGTGATTATTGCCAAAGACCCGGCAACGGGAAAACGCAACGTTTCAATCGCCCGGTTACGCCTTGAAGGCGGTAATCGTATCATGGCGGGCATTGCCAAAAATCATCATCTCTATCGCCTGGCTGACAAGGCCCTGGCACGCGGGCATGATCTTGAAATTGCCGTGGTCATTGGCAATGACGCAGCCCTGTTGCTGGGCTCGCAAATGTATATGGCGCTGGGCGATGATGAATATGACATTGCCGGTGGCCTGCAGGGAAGCCCGGTTGAACTGGTGCGATGCAAAACCGTCGATCTTGAAGTTCCCGCCCATGCGGAAATTGTGCTCGAAGGTACATTATCCCCCGGCGAGCTGATCGACGAAGGGCCGGTTTCGGAATTTCCCGGTTTCTACGTTAATTACGGCGCGGGCATTGGCGGGGCCATCACCTGCATAACCCACCGTGAAAACCCGGTTTTTCAGGCCATCCTGCCAGGTTATGCACCGGAACACTGCATTTTGGGTGCCATTGCGATTGAGGCAGGCCTGGCGTTTCAAATGCAAAAAACCATTCCCTGCGTCACACGAGTTGTTGTGACCGACGGGGGCATGGGCAGGCTTCATGCCGTGATTGCCATGCACCAGCCCCGCGCGGGCGAAGGTAAACGCGCCATTTTGCTGGCGATGGGGCTGGTCAACCTATTGAAGCATGTCGTTGTTGTCGAAGACGATATCGACCCGGAAAACCCGCAGGATGTTGAATGGTCGCTTGCAGCGCGTTTTCGCGGGCAGGAAGACCTTGTCGTTATTGAAGGTGTGAAGGCAGATCGCTGCGACCCCATCCATGAGGGCCTGACTGTAACCAAAATCGGCATGGTTGCCACCACCCACCCCGGTGATGGCGCCAAAGACAGCCGGTCTGAATTTTGCACACCACCGCACGATATTTTCAACCGCGTCAGGGATGCCCTCGACCAGTACTGAAAACCAGATATTACAGCCCGTACATACGGCGCTGTCATTTATGCCTCCGATACAGGGTCGGATGCACACATCAGGGAGACCAAAAACATGAACCCGAAAAACCTGTTTTCGCTTGCAGCCCTTGGCATTGGTTGCCTGGTTGCCAGCACGGCCTGGGCCGATGAACCCATCGTCCTGAAATTTGCCAGCCCGTTTTCGCCCAAAAGCATTACCAATGCCAAAAGCATCCCGGAATTTGCCGCCGAAATCGAAAAGGAATCTGGTGGTACGTTAAAGATCGAACATTATCCGGGCGGTATTCTGGGCCCGAACCCCGCTGCGCAGCTGAAGCTGGTTGAAGACGGCGTTGTGGATATTGCCGAGGTTCCCGCGGCATACACCCCGGGCCGTTTCCCGGAATTGCCGATTTTTGAACTGCCGTTTGAATATAAATCCACCGTCGAAGCCAGCCTGACGGCCTATAAAATGTATGAAGAAGGCCTGCTGCATGGCTTTGACAATTTAAAGCTGGTCGGCATTGCCGCCATTGGCCCCTACTACATTCACACCAAAAAGGAAGTCACCAGCGCTGATGGCCTGAAAGGCCTTAAAATTCGCGTGGGGGGGCCGGTTCAGGGTGAAATCATGAAACGCCTTGGTGCCGTTCCTGTCGGCGGCATGTCAGCAACCCAGATTGCCGAAAACATCTCGCGCGGGGTGATTGATGGCAGCCTGATGGATAATGGCAATCTTTATAACTTCCGCATTGCCGATGCTGCCGATTACCACGTCACCAATGTTCCGCTGGGTAACTTTGCCGTTCTGTTCCCCATCAACAAGGCCAAATATGAAAGCCTGCCGCCCAAGGCCAAGGCTGCCCTGGACAAAGTCGGTGGCAAATGGTTTTCGCGCGTTCTGGCCCAAAACCTCGATGCCCAGAATGACGAAACCCTTGCCAGCCTGAAAAAGGATGGCAAGCACCAGTTCCTTGAATTCCCGCAGGCTGACCTTGATGCCATGAAAGAAAAACTGGCATCGATGAAAGACAAATGGGATGTCGAAAAAGATGGCGTCAATCTTTACGCCGAAATGACCAAAGCCCGTGCCGCCATTGGCAGCACCAACTGATCTGCCCTTTTGCCATATGGCGGAGTTACCGCCATATGGCATCCCCCGCCTTTAATTTTCGCATTGGGGAACTTCATGTCTGCGATTCAACAAACACAGCGCATGGCAGGCTATCTTGCCGGGTTCGGGCTTGCCGCAATGGTCGCGCTGGCATGCGTTACCATTATCGACATTCTCGGCCGTGAACTGTTTAACGTCCCCATCGATGGTTTCAGCGATGTTGGCGATCTGATCATCATTGCCGCTGCTGCCGCGTGTTTCCCGGCCTCCATTGCCAATAACCAGCATGTTGCCGTGCGCTTTGCCGGTATGCTGCACTGGCGCATCCGCGAAGGTCTGGATGCCCTGGGTCACCTTGCGATGCTGGTTATTCTCGCCTTAATGGCATGGCAACTGGGCCTTTATACCCAGGACCTTTATGCCAATGGCCAGACAACCTGGCTGCTATACATTCCGGTTTGGCCGGTCTGGTTGCTTGCGACATTTTTCATTGTCCTGTGCGTACCGATCAAGGCGCTGATGTTTGCCATCAAACTTGCCGGTGCCTGTGGCAAACACAACCCGGAACGCAACGCCCTTCCCACCGCCGACGAAAACTTCCCCCAAGGAAACCCATTGTCATGACGCCGATAGAAACCGGCCTTCTTGGGCTGCTCTGCCTGATTATCGTTATCATGCTGCAGGTACCTGTTGGCTTTGCAATGGCAACGGTGGGTGCGGCGGGTTATGTGCTGCTGACCCACAATTTCACCGGGATGCTGTCGCTTTTTGGCACCGAAACCGCAAACATGCTGGCGAACAAGGATTTCGCCGTTGTCATGCTGTTTTTGCTGATGGGTGGTTTTGCCGGTGCCGCGGGTATTTCATCCGATATTTACCGGGTGGCAAATGCCTGGATCGGGCATTTTCGTGGTGGCCTTTCAATGGCAACCATTCTTGGCTGTGCCGGTTTTGGGGCCATTGCCGGGTCATCCATTGCCACCTCGGCTACCATGGCAAAAATCGCCCTGCCGGAAATGCAAAAACGCCATTACAGCCTGTCACTTGCCAGCGGCACATTGGCGGCTGGCGGCACGCTGGGTTCGCTTATTCCACCCTCCATCATCATGGTGATTTATGCCGTCCAGGTCGAACAGTTCGTTGTTGACCTGTTCCTGGCGGCGATTGTGCCTGCGCTGATTTCGGTGGTGCTGTTTGTCATCGCCATTCGCATTCAGTTAATGCTTAATCCCGACGATGGCGGGCGGTCGGAAAAAATGCCGATGCGCCAGCGTATGCGCGAAACCAAAAAAGGCTGGAGCGCGCTAACCGTTATTGTCGTTGTCATGGGCGGCATTTATTCCGGGTTTTTCACGGTAAATGAAGGGGCCGGTGTTGGTCTTGTGCTAACGCTGATTTTTGCGCTGGCACGGGGCAAAATGACCCGCCAGTCCTTTATCGAAACGCTTAGTGAATCTGCCGGGTCCATCGCGATGCTGTATGCCATCGTGATCGGGGCCAATATTTTCGGGTATTTCCTGACCCTGTCGCACATGCCTGTTGATCTGGCCGCCTGGGTACAGGCCCTTGATGTTTCACCCCTTACGGTAATCTTTGCACTGATTGGCATGTATGTCGTTCTGGGTTGCGTGTTTGATGCCCTCGCCGGTATGGTTTTGACCCTGCCCTTTGTCGTGCCCATCATTCAGGGGCTGGGTTATGACCTGGTTTGGTGGGGGATCGTCAATGTCATGGTCATTGAAATCGGCATGATCACGCCGCCTGTCGGCATCAATGTTTTCGTGATCAAGGGGCTGCGCCCCGATATCTCGCTTGGCACCATCTTTCGCGGCATTACGCCGTTTCTGATCGCCAATGTCATTGCCCTTCTGCTTGTTGTCCTGTTCCCTCAACTGGCAACATGGCTGCCCTCACTGGTCAAATAACGGCTGGCCAGGCCGATCCTGAAACAGGTTGATCAATATTGATCAACCTGTTCTGACATTACAATTGCGGCATCCTTGCCCGGTGATGCACGCAAAGAAAACCCCCGAAGGTATTTTCACCTTCGGGGGTTTTCTGTTTTCACAGGATTACCTGAAAAATCAGTTCGCGACTTTCATCGCCGCGCGTTCGACCAGCGCGCTCCAGTTGCCATTGGAAATGAAATGGCAATAAACCAGATGCAGCCAGCCGCGCTTGCGCCATGCCAGGAAGGTTTCATCATCCAGCGCATTAAACTTGGCTTCGTCGATAACCTTAAAGCCCGACAGGCTCAGCTTGCGGCCATCGGCCAGCGTTGCATCAGCCCGGTTTTCAACCAGAAGGTCCGCTTCGGCAACGGCCTTCAGGAACTCGGCGGTTGCGGCATAATGCGCCTGGTAGTCACGGCAGAAATCCAGCGCACCCTGCGTCATCTTGGACGGCTCACCATCAACAAAGAACGGATTTTCCGTACCTTCGACAACGGTTTTTGCGTCTTCATCGACACAAAGGGTGTATTGGCTTTTGTCTTCATTTTCAAAAAAGATGAAGGGGTAACGGCGGATATAGGCGGGAACATAGGTGCCCGGGGTCCAGTTACCCTTGTCATCAACCATCAGGTTTTCAGATGCACGCAGGCCCAAAAGGGCGACCATTTGCGTCTGTGCCCCATCAGTAAACAGGATCGGATAATTCTTGCAGACCATCGGCAGTTCGGTTGCAACAACCGGTACCGAATTAGTGGTTGCAGCAAATGAAAAATCCGAAGTCGGGCTGAGCGACATGTTGCCATGACGCTCTGCCAGAACTGCGCGGGGTTTGCTGTAAAACAGGGGCAGGGCTGCTGCCGCCTGTTTGGTCGCACCGTTATTTTTGCTTTCCTTAGCCAAGGGTCTTCCTCACATCTTTCGTTTATCTTCGGCTTGCGCCATCGAATTATTGATCATTCGACTGAATCAAACCGCTATCACTTGACTGTCCGTCAACGACGCCAGGTTGGTTACCACCGTTGGAATTGCTTCCGGTATCAGACGAACCACCCGTTGCCGGTGCAGCGCCGCCATTACCACCTGTCGTACCTGTCGAACCAAGGCCACCCGATGCGCCCGGACCGGCACTAACTCCGCCACCTATGCCGCTGCCTACGCCGCCGCCCGCAGGAACAGTACTGCCTGCACCAGCACTGACGCCAGCGGCCCCGCCAACGATGGCGGTAGAGCCGTTGCCGTTACCGATGATCACCGGTGTTCCCGTTGCCGGGCCCGAATTGATCGTGACACGACCACCACCTGATACGGTGCTCGTCGTATTGATCACGTTCGGGCTAACGGTTGTCGAAATACTGACCGGTGTTGTCCCAACAGTCAGAACCGTCGGTGCAGCAAAGGCCGTAATAACGTTCGGCGTTACGCCCGTTGTTGTTGTGGTCAGGTTAAACAGGGCATCGACCTGCGGGGTGCTTGGCGGTTTGGGCAGCGGGGTCGTCTTGGTTGCTGCCGGCGGGAGGTCACGGGTGCGCCAGTATGCATCGTTGATGAAGTACGGTGCCAGTTTTAGCGGCCCGATTTCATAGGATGCATCAAACCCGGAAATACCGCCGATTGTGCCATACAGATTTGCCGTGCCAGCCACCGCAACATTCAATGATTTCACATTGATTTTCTGATCAGTGGTGCCTTCCTTCGAACCGATGCGGATATCACCCGTACCCGCCGTCATAACAAGGTCGGTCGACTTTCCGATCAGGCCGGCAATGGTAATGTCATCACCGCTGCGAATGGTGACTGTTCCGGTCGGCAGGGTTGCAATCACACCCGAAATCGACTGCGGTTTGACCGCAATTTCATCCAGCGGATCGGTATCTTCAACCAGTTTCAACTTACCAAGGGTGATCGGGCCATTGGTCGAGGTGATGTTTGCCGGCAGCAGCAATTCAATGCCGCCGGTGTAAATCAACCCGTCCAGAACCGAAATGCTGGCCGTGCGGGCAAACTGGGTCACACCATTTTCACCGGCATTGATCGTCAGCTTGCCAAGGGCGCTGGTATTGCCCAGGGCAAAGTCAAAGACCGTTTTGGTGTTGCCGGTATTCAGGGTCAGATCCGCATGGGTGACACTGTTAACCGTTCCCTTCAGCAGCAGCGTGCCGCTTTCGGTATTGATTTCGGTGTCATCGGCAATGCGGGTCAGACCATCAATGGTGAAATCATGACCAGCCTGATACGTGCCATCCAGGGTGGTGGTCCCGGTATAGGATTGATCACCCGATGTGGTGACGTCATGCAGCGCAATCGTGCCACCGGTGATCGTCAGGCTGGTGCTGTTGCTTACCGCATCATCAATGGCAACCGCACCGCTGCCAGCCTTCATGACCACATTGTCAGTACCACCATCAAGCGTACCTTTAATGGTGATCGCACCATTGGCAGCACTGGTATCAAACGTGGTGGTTTCAGTCTGCGGCAGGCTAAACAGCTGGAGTTGCGCGGCCAAAATCGCATTGCCATCCACCAGGATCGATCCTGCCGTCAGATCACCCGTGATACGGGTGGTCTGGCCGGTATAGCTTTGTGCACCCTTGGTGCTGACAGCACTGACCGTCATTTGCGGGGCAATCAGCTCAACGCTCGAAGCTGCACCAGTGTCAGAATAATCGTCATAGAACTCGATACTGCCGCTGGATTCTACCTTCAACTGGGTATTGTTGCCGGTAATCGTGCTCATGAAGCGGACACGGGCACCTTCATTTTCGTTAAGGGCCTTAATGCTGGTCGCACCGGCCTTAAGGGTAGCAGCACCGCTGATATCGACATTGCCATACATGCTGTCGATCGAAGACGGCAGGGAAATCCGGCCACTACCGGTCTGCTTGAAATCGTCGACGACTTTGACATTCGCGTTCGTGTCAAACACGATCTGGCCGTCAGTCGGCAGGTTTTGCTGGCTGGCCGATGAATTCAGCGTGAGATATTGCAGAATGTTGGTTCCGCCAATCGCGCCGCTGAAATTGATCGAACCCGAACCGGACGTAATTTCCAGACCGCGGTTATTGGCACTGTCGATCGTACCACCGAAGGTAACATTGCTGTTGTTCGACGAGGTATTGATCGTGGTGTTGGAGTTGCTGTTCAGCAGCGCCGCACCAGTGACCTTGAATTCACCACCAGAAACATACGCGCCATTCAGGTTTGCCGTACCGGTATAGATCTGGCTACCCGACGAGGTAACATCCCCAACCGTGATATTCGCACCGGTCAGCGCGACATTGGCAATTTTAACCGTCGCCGATGCAATAGAAACATCGCCTGCGCCAGCATTTACTGTAACGGCAGTGTCTTCATTGGCATTGGTACCTTCGATGCTGCCGGTGACGGTTATGTTCCCGTTGTCCGACGAGGTAAGGCTAAGTGCCGTGCCGCTGGCCTGAACATCGCCATTTATTGAAATGGCCGATGCCTGCAAATTGCCATTCAGGATGGTCATGCCGGTATAAGTCTGGCTACCACCGGTCGTCAGGGCACCCGTTGTGATTTTCCCACCGGTAACATCAAAGCTGGTGACCTGGTCACCACCGTTGAAGTGCCCCGTCATCGTCACGTCGGACTGACCTGCATTAACGGTGAGTTTATGCCCATCCGTCAGTGCAATTTTGTTCAACAGCACATCCAGATTGCCCAGACCGGTGACAAAGATATCGCCATCATCGGCATTCAGAATACCCGTAGAACGGTCCGCATCGTAAGCCACGTAAATGTCACCCGTACCGGTAACAGTTGCATTCAGCGTTTCAATGCTGGTGTGGAAGCTTTGATCGGCAGAGCCAATACCGGTCGCGCTGGTCAGCGACAGGGTCTTTGCCGTCATCGACGACTGGTTTTCAACGATGGCAATGCTGCCTGCGTTTGAAATCAGTTCAATCGTGCCTTCAGAACCCGTCGTGATCGTACCAACTGTAATATCACCAGTTTCAGCGGTAATGCGCGCGGTGTGGCCCGTACCGTTTGTGGTAATGGTGCCACCGCTTACGGCAACATTGCTGTTAAGCGTTACATCATTATAGGCAGAAAGGTTGATCGAGCTGAGAGCACCCGTGTTGTTGACAACCAGTGCGCCGCCATTTTCGGTAATTTCCGCCCGGATCGCCGATGCCGTGCTGTCAATCGTTGTGGTGCCACCGGCCGAACCGCTATGCAGTTCAATGCCGTTGCTGGTGGTCGCTTCGATTTTCAGGGTGCGGGGCGTTTCGTTGGATGCGCTAACAATGTCATTCTTGCCAGACAGATAGATCGAACCGGCCTGAACGTTTTCGCCAAGCGTCAGAGTGTCTTCGGACGTCAGATACAGCTTGTCGATGGTGTTGCTGTTAAAGCTGCCCCAGGTCACATTGCCCTTCGAGCCAATAGCAACTGAAACGCTGCCGTCAGCATGGATATTGTCACCCAGCGTAATGGCACCCGTGCCCTGGTTAAAGACCGAAATCACGGAACCATCGGTATGGGTGGTCGCATCAAGGCCACCAACGATAACCTGAAGAGCATCAATATTGGCAGACTGCCCCGGAACCCAGCTAAAGGCACCGATATCGTTTTTGGCTTCTAGCAAAAGCTGACCGGCAATCAGGGTCGGGTTGGCTTCAGAACCGCCATTAACGATTGAACCGTTGGTCGCCTTCAGCGTTACAGCCGAGGATACAGGCTGGGTTTGCGGCGTGAACGATGTTGCACCTGCCATAACAGAAACAAGTGACACATCGCCTTCGGCCGCGGTAACCGTGACATTGTTGCCATCAGTTTCCGCCTTGATGTTCTGAAGGGTAACCTTGTTGCTGGTCGTCACCGTCAGCGAACCATTGGCAAGACGCAGTGCCGTGCCGGATTTACCAAGGTTCACCCCATTGGCATTGTTGTCATCAATAAAGACGTCACCAGTGGTGGTGGTACCGGTAATTTCGGTAACGGTGGTCTGCAGGTAATTCTGGCTCGAACCAACACCGGTTGCGGAATTTACTTCCAGCTGCGAACCCGTGATACGGGTTTCCGTGATATTGTCATCAAGAACACTGCCATAATTCGATGTCAGGGTGATTTTACCATCAGCAGCACTACCCTTGGCATTCAGGTTACCAACGATAACGTTACCACCCTCGCCGGTCGTCGAAATGATGATGTCACCGGCATGGTTATAGGTACCTGCCGCGGAAATCGCATTAGCCACCAGAATGCTGGCACCGTTTGTACCGGCAATCGAGATGACGCCACCATTGGTCGAAACGGACGAGAAAGTACCATCAACGCTGGAGCGCAGATAAACACCTGCATTCTGGTTGGTTGCCGAAACCAGAACACGCTGACCGCTAGCGGCGATCGCATTGTTCTGGGTGCCAACACCATTGGCACCAGTCAAACGCACCTCGAAGGCGCCAAGTGCACTGTCGGCATTGCCAGCATAGATTGCACCGTTTTGTGCCGTCAGATTGACTTTGCCATAATTGGCACCGGCAACAACACCTGTCGACCCTGTTTCACCACCAATTGTAATATTACCCGATTTGGCGGTGACAATAATGTTGTTCCCAACGGCATCCTGACCAACACCAATGTCTGTCAGGCGAATGTTGCCATTGGAGACGATGTCAACCGCACCATTGGTGGTGTGGGCTGAAAGCTGGTTGGTCATGCCGTTCTGGGCATTCAGGTAAATGTCGCCATTTCCAGTAACATTCGCACTGAATAATCCGGCACCGCTGCCCGAAAGCTGCAAGCGCGACGTCGCAGAACCAATACCATTCGATGCGGAAAGCGAAATGTCGCCGCTTGCCAGTGACAGGGTTTTACCAACAGCCGTAAAGATCGAACCGTTACTTGCCGTAAGGCTGAGATTCTTGTCCGATCCATATGACAGCGTATCAATGACCAAATCACCAGAAGCAATAGTAATCGCAAGATCACCCGACGTTGAAATACCATCGAGTTCCATCGACTTGGCGTTATTGACATTAATCCCGCCGGTGCCGGAATTCGCCACCAGGGAATCAACATTCGTCTTCAGGGCCTGGCTGGATGTACCAATGGAAGAATTCGAATTCGATGCTGTCAGCGTCAAAGAACCGGCCTTGAGCGTCGAATTGTTGTTGATCGATATAATATTTGCTGCAGTGGTATCGTTAGGAACATTCGACGAATACAGAGCAGAAAGATTTACCGATCCCGCCCCAACATCGATCGTACCGATGCTGATTGTTTCAAGCGATTTGTAGGTCAGATCCAGACCGGTAAGGTCTGTAACATTGGTCAAGGTTGTCAGGTTGGAAGCATCGGTAACCGTCCAGGTCAGACCTGTCGCAGAAATTGAAACGGTGCCGTTGCTGTCGTAGCTGTTTGTAATGTCATTGCGACGGTCAATAGACAGTGATGACAAATCGCTGGTCGAACTGACATAGATATTCCGCGGAGAGCTCAGCTCCAGTGCTGTCGCACTTGTATTGATGGCCGCCCCAGACGCACCGATATTGCCGCGCGTTGCTGAAATCGCCAGCTTGCCCGCTGTCACCAAGTTTGACCCAGCACCGAAAACATCGCCATATGCAGAGGAAATGGTGACAGTAC
This genomic window from Thalassospira marina contains:
- a CDS encoding urocanate hydratase codes for the protein MPAPQSRHPNFPVPHGNTLRAKGWRQEALLRLLENVLSVGEDPENLVVYAALGKAARNWASHKAIVETLIGMDEDQTLVIQSGKPVALLKTHASAPLVVMANCNLVGQWAKAEIFYELEKKGLICWGGLTAGAWQYIGSQGVIQGTYEIFMRIAEKRFDGSLAGKFILTAGMGGMGGAQPLAGRMAGAAILVVDVDAARAKTRHEIGFLDEIAPDLDSALAAIETAVAQQKPVSIGLVANAADIYPEIVRRGITPDIVTDQTSAHDLVYGYVPSGIPLAEVRRLRVDDPKYLMAASRASIVRHVGAMLDMQKAGAEVFDNGNLIRTQAREGGVENAFDIPIFTEAYLRPLFCEAIGPFRWMALSGEESDIAKIDDLVLKLFPDNHIVTNWIDLARKYVPFEGLPARIAWLGHMERTRLAVAVNSMVANGELKGPIAFSRDHLDAGAMAHPNIMTENMRDGSDAIADWPLLNAMTMCSSMADLVVIHSGGGGYAGYMTSAGVTLVADGTIAATSRLQTALTNDTSLGIIRYADAGYETARDAAAKHNVGYLPLAEGAI
- a CDS encoding UbiD family decarboxylase, encoding MIPSQPTTPAAKIQATTHPAPIIGLRDFIEQLRNNNELYIIKRTTDPRFEISSVLSLRKTGPAQFFENVTGHSMPVIGNVFNSRARFAQSLGIPANALASHCMNALTNPIKPVLVDTAPVQAHVKTTDIDLMAALPVPHWFEREAAPYITAGVIIAKDPATGKRNVSIARLRLEGGNRIMAGIAKNHHLYRLADKALARGHDLEIAVVIGNDAALLLGSQMYMALGDDEYDIAGGLQGSPVELVRCKTVDLEVPAHAEIVLEGTLSPGELIDEGPVSEFPGFYVNYGAGIGGAITCITHRENPVFQAILPGYAPEHCILGAIAIEAGLAFQMQKTIPCVTRVVVTDGGMGRLHAVIAMHQPRAGEGKRAILLAMGLVNLLKHVVVVEDDIDPENPQDVEWSLAARFRGQEDLVVIEGVKADRCDPIHEGLTVTKIGMVATTHPGDGAKDSRSEFCTPPHDIFNRVRDALDQY
- a CDS encoding TRAP transporter substrate-binding protein — encoded protein: MNPKNLFSLAALGIGCLVASTAWADEPIVLKFASPFSPKSITNAKSIPEFAAEIEKESGGTLKIEHYPGGILGPNPAAQLKLVEDGVVDIAEVPAAYTPGRFPELPIFELPFEYKSTVEASLTAYKMYEEGLLHGFDNLKLVGIAAIGPYYIHTKKEVTSADGLKGLKIRVGGPVQGEIMKRLGAVPVGGMSATQIAENISRGVIDGSLMDNGNLYNFRIADAADYHVTNVPLGNFAVLFPINKAKYESLPPKAKAALDKVGGKWFSRVLAQNLDAQNDETLASLKKDGKHQFLEFPQADLDAMKEKLASMKDKWDVEKDGVNLYAEMTKARAAIGSTN
- a CDS encoding TRAP transporter small permease codes for the protein MSAIQQTQRMAGYLAGFGLAAMVALACVTIIDILGRELFNVPIDGFSDVGDLIIIAAAAACFPASIANNQHVAVRFAGMLHWRIREGLDALGHLAMLVILALMAWQLGLYTQDLYANGQTTWLLYIPVWPVWLLATFFIVLCVPIKALMFAIKLAGACGKHNPERNALPTADENFPQGNPLS
- a CDS encoding TRAP transporter large permease; this encodes MTPIETGLLGLLCLIIVIMLQVPVGFAMATVGAAGYVLLTHNFTGMLSLFGTETANMLANKDFAVVMLFLLMGGFAGAAGISSDIYRVANAWIGHFRGGLSMATILGCAGFGAIAGSSIATSATMAKIALPEMQKRHYSLSLASGTLAAGGTLGSLIPPSIIMVIYAVQVEQFVVDLFLAAIVPALISVVLFVIAIRIQLMLNPDDGGRSEKMPMRQRMRETKKGWSALTVIVVVMGGIYSGFFTVNEGAGVGLVLTLIFALARGKMTRQSFIETLSESAGSIAMLYAIVIGANIFGYFLTLSHMPVDLAAWVQALDVSPLTVIFALIGMYVVLGCVFDALAGMVLTLPFVVPIIQGLGYDLVWWGIVNVMVIEIGMITPPVGINVFVIKGLRPDISLGTIFRGITPFLIANVIALLLVVLFPQLATWLPSLVK
- a CDS encoding SapC family protein, producing MAKESKNNGATKQAAAALPLFYSKPRAVLAERHGNMSLSPTSDFSFAATTNSVPVVATELPMVCKNYPILFTDGAQTQMVALLGLRASENLMVDDKGNWTPGTYVPAYIRRYPFIFFENEDKSQYTLCVDEDAKTVVEGTENPFFVDGEPSKMTQGALDFCRDYQAHYAATAEFLKAVAEADLLVENRADATLADGRKLSLSGFKVIDEAKFNALDDETFLAWRKRGWLHLVYCHFISNGNWSALVERAAMKVAN